Proteins encoded in a region of the Candidatus Zixiibacteriota bacterium genome:
- a CDS encoding phosphatidylserine decarboxylase family protein, with product MIAANGLKFIITGAALTVILIFLAAGRDSFFLLLLSAVTALLTIFLTFFYRSPHRAIPSDRALVLSIADGKVLAVEETSHPFIGGKGHKVSIFLSVFDVHINRIPLEGTIEYVKYNPGKFFAAFKDKASEENEQTEIGMNFPSGKMIFKQIAGVLARRIVCRLKPQQSVQAGEVFGLIHFGSRAELFLPGQVEILVKPGDRVKAGQTAVARLKE from the coding sequence ATGATTGCCGCCAACGGCCTGAAATTCATTATCACCGGCGCCGCCCTTACCGTCATTCTCATTTTTCTCGCCGCCGGAAGAGATTCCTTCTTTCTGCTTCTCTTGTCAGCTGTCACGGCCCTCTTGACCATTTTTCTGACCTTCTTCTACCGCAGTCCGCATCGCGCCATCCCCTCCGACCGGGCTTTAGTTCTCTCCATCGCCGATGGCAAAGTGCTGGCGGTCGAGGAAACTTCGCATCCTTTCATCGGCGGCAAAGGGCACAAGGTTTCAATCTTTCTCTCGGTATTTGATGTGCATATAAACCGCATCCCTCTTGAAGGTACAATTGAGTATGTCAAATACAATCCCGGTAAATTTTTCGCTGCTTTCAAAGACAAAGCCTCCGAAGAAAACGAGCAGACCGAAATTGGCATGAATTTTCCTTCCGGAAAAATGATTTTCAAGCAGATTGCCGGAGTTCTGGCGCGCCGCATAGTCTGTCGCTTAAAACCGCAGCAGTCGGTTCAGGCAGGAGAAGTATTTGGCCTTATTCATTTCGGCTCGCGTGCCGAACTCTTTCTGCCGGGTCAGGTTGAAATTCTGGTGAAACCGGGCGACCGGGTCAAAGCCGGCCAGACCGCTGTTGCCCGGCTCAAGGAATGA